The Alicyclobacillus vulcanalis genome includes a region encoding these proteins:
- a CDS encoding NAD(P)H-quinone oxidoreductase, whose product MLAVTMKQFGGPEVLEIGEVETPQPGPGEVLVRVRATALNRADLLQRRGLYPPPPGASEILGLEMAGDVEALGPGVTSVRVGDRVAALLPGGGYAQYAVVPAGMLMPLPASLSYEQGAAIPETFLTAYLNLFVLGRLSPGETVLVHAGASGVGTSAIQLIRLAGAQSIVTAGSQEKIDKCIELGAKAGWNYHDGSFVDFVRQETDGRGADVIFDFIGAPYFHDNLRALAVDGRLIVIGTMGGTQVDGFDLGQLLARRQQVIGTALRSRSLEKKIELTAAFMAFAHDALAKGEIGPVIDRVYDWRDVRQAHERMEANQNIGKIVLRVTE is encoded by the coding sequence ATGCTCGCGGTGACGATGAAGCAGTTTGGCGGCCCGGAAGTGCTCGAAATCGGCGAGGTGGAGACGCCTCAGCCTGGCCCCGGTGAGGTGCTGGTTCGCGTTCGGGCGACGGCCTTGAACCGCGCGGATCTCCTGCAGCGGCGCGGCTTGTATCCACCTCCGCCAGGGGCGTCCGAAATCCTGGGGTTGGAAATGGCCGGGGACGTGGAGGCGCTTGGCCCGGGCGTGACGTCGGTCCGCGTGGGAGATCGCGTTGCAGCGCTGTTGCCGGGCGGCGGTTATGCGCAGTACGCGGTGGTGCCGGCCGGCATGCTCATGCCTCTGCCCGCGTCCCTTTCGTACGAGCAGGGTGCCGCCATTCCGGAGACCTTCCTCACGGCGTATTTGAATCTGTTTGTGCTCGGCCGCCTGAGCCCAGGCGAGACGGTTCTCGTCCACGCGGGCGCGAGTGGCGTCGGCACGTCGGCCATTCAGCTCATTCGCCTGGCTGGGGCTCAGAGCATCGTGACGGCAGGGAGTCAGGAAAAAATCGACAAGTGCATCGAGCTCGGCGCAAAGGCGGGCTGGAACTACCACGACGGGTCGTTCGTCGACTTCGTGCGCCAAGAGACCGACGGGCGCGGCGCCGATGTCATCTTCGACTTCATCGGGGCGCCGTACTTCCACGACAACCTGCGCGCGTTGGCCGTGGATGGGCGGCTTATTGTCATCGGAACGATGGGCGGCACCCAAGTCGATGGGTTCGATCTCGGCCAGCTTCTCGCCCGGCGGCAGCAGGTCATCGGCACGGCGCTTCGCTCACGCAGCCTGGAGAAAAAGATCGAACTCACCGCCGCCTTCATGGCGTTTGCCCACGACGCCCTGGCCAAGGGCGAGATCGGGCCGGTGATCGATCGCGTCTACGACTGGCGCGATGTGCGGCAAGCTCACGAGCGGATGGAGGCGAATCAGAACATAGGAAAAATTGTCCTCCGCGTCACGGAATGA
- the purN gene encoding phosphoribosylglycinamide formyltransferase, with protein sequence MRKIAFLASHNGSGMRYLLEARARGEVAFEPVLVVSNNPGSPALAYARELGIPAVVINEKRCGGAKEADEALRDALREHQAQYVVLSGYMKRIGPATLSAFPNRILNIHPSLLPKFGGPGMYGMRVHEAVIASGDTVTGATVHLVDHEYDHGPVLAQAEVPVRPGDTPESLRERVLAVEGPLYLEVLQKMERGEIDLEAFGDSVAL encoded by the coding sequence ATGCGAAAAATCGCGTTTCTCGCCTCTCACAACGGTTCGGGCATGCGCTATCTGCTCGAGGCCCGGGCCCGCGGCGAGGTGGCGTTTGAGCCCGTGCTTGTGGTCAGCAACAATCCCGGCAGTCCGGCGCTCGCCTACGCGCGCGAGCTCGGCATCCCTGCGGTCGTGATCAACGAAAAGCGCTGCGGCGGCGCAAAGGAGGCGGACGAGGCGCTGCGCGACGCCCTCAGGGAACACCAGGCGCAGTACGTGGTCCTCTCAGGTTACATGAAGCGCATCGGGCCCGCCACGCTCTCCGCCTTCCCAAACCGCATCCTCAACATTCATCCGAGCCTCTTGCCGAAGTTTGGAGGGCCCGGCATGTACGGCATGCGTGTGCACGAGGCCGTGATCGCGAGCGGGGACACCGTGACCGGCGCAACCGTGCATCTCGTGGATCACGAGTACGATCACGGCCCGGTGCTCGCGCAGGCCGAGGTCCCGGTACGGCCAGGCGATACGCCGGAGAGCCTGCGGGAACGCGTGCTTGCGGTGGAGGGCCCCTTGTATCTCGAGGTGTTGCAAAAGATGGAGCGGGGCGAGATCGATCTGGAGGCTTTTGGCGACTCTGTGGCCCTGTGA
- a CDS encoding aminotransferase class I/II-fold pyridoxal phosphate-dependent enzyme: MTPSDRLNQLPDGVFQELAIAAHERRSKGLDVIDLSVGSPDLPPPPHAVEALVRAAQDPTEYRYAITSLPEFHEAVARFYERYGVSLDPAREVLQLAGSQDGLSHLALTFLNPGDVALIPDPGYPIYDAGVRLAGGRVEPIPVDGDTLQPRFEAIPDAVWRQAKLLILNFPSNPTAAIATRETLERAVELAKRHDLLLVHDFAYSELVFDGVRPMSALSIPGAKEVVIEFNSLSKTYNLAGARIAYAVGRPDALAALRKLKSHIDFGVFLPVQRAAIAALTTPWDGYERQRAVYAERRDALCAALAEAGWHVRQPAATMFLWAQTPGGEPSYPFALSLLKETGVAVTPGVAFGPRGEGHVRMAFVHETPVLLEAARRIGAWLKRRNP, encoded by the coding sequence ATGACACCATCGGATCGACTCAACCAACTTCCTGACGGCGTATTTCAGGAACTGGCCATCGCTGCACACGAGCGGCGCAGCAAAGGACTCGACGTGATCGACCTGAGCGTCGGATCGCCCGATTTGCCTCCGCCGCCCCATGCCGTCGAGGCCCTGGTTCGCGCCGCGCAGGACCCCACTGAATACCGGTACGCCATCACGTCACTGCCGGAGTTTCACGAAGCGGTCGCGCGCTTCTACGAGCGGTACGGCGTTTCGCTCGATCCGGCGCGAGAGGTCTTGCAGCTCGCCGGTTCCCAAGACGGCCTCAGCCATCTGGCGCTCACGTTTCTCAACCCCGGTGATGTCGCGCTGATCCCGGATCCGGGCTATCCGATTTACGACGCGGGCGTCCGGCTGGCGGGCGGGCGCGTGGAGCCCATTCCAGTGGACGGCGATACGCTCCAGCCCCGGTTTGAGGCCATTCCCGACGCAGTGTGGCGGCAAGCCAAACTTCTCATTCTCAACTTTCCCTCGAATCCGACTGCCGCGATCGCGACGAGAGAGACGCTCGAACGCGCCGTGGAGCTGGCGAAGCGGCACGACCTCCTGTTGGTGCACGACTTCGCCTATTCGGAGCTCGTGTTTGACGGCGTTCGGCCCATGAGTGCGCTGTCCATCCCGGGCGCGAAAGAGGTGGTCATCGAGTTTAACTCCCTCTCAAAGACCTACAATCTCGCCGGCGCGCGCATCGCCTACGCGGTCGGGCGTCCGGACGCCCTTGCGGCGCTGCGTAAGCTGAAGTCGCACATCGACTTTGGCGTCTTCCTCCCCGTGCAGCGCGCGGCCATCGCGGCCCTCACCACGCCGTGGGACGGGTATGAGCGGCAGCGGGCGGTGTACGCCGAGCGCCGCGACGCACTGTGTGCGGCCCTCGCCGAAGCGGGATGGCACGTGCGCCAACCCGCAGCCACGATGTTTTTGTGGGCGCAAACGCCAGGCGGTGAACCCTCGTATCCGTTCGCGCTCTCGCTGCTTAAAGAGACCGGCGTGGCCGTCACGCCAGGTGTCGCCTTTGGCCCGCGCGGCGAGGGGCATGTTCGCATGGCCTTTGTCCACGAAACCCCGGTCCTGCTGGAGGCAGCCCGGCGCATCGGCGCGTGGCTCAAGCGGCGCAATCCATGA
- a CDS encoding SDR family NAD(P)-dependent oxidoreductase, with translation MELGLKGKVAVITGASKGIGLRTARLLALEGADVAICARNEAALEAAKRSIEEESGQRVFAMPVDVRQSDACEAFIDRAAEVLGRIDILVNNAGTANARDFLSVSDTDWQDDLDLKLFAAIRCSRRAVVHMQRLGGGAIVNVTAIGGKTPGPSSMPSSVSRAAGIALTKAMSKDFGKYGIRVNAVCIGQIRSDQIEKMWKAERPDLTWDEFARLPQHNIPLGRIGETDEAARVIAFLASDAASYVTGVALNIDGGLAAMW, from the coding sequence ATGGAACTTGGACTCAAAGGCAAAGTTGCCGTGATCACCGGTGCCTCGAAGGGAATCGGCTTGCGAACGGCGCGGCTTCTCGCCTTGGAAGGCGCGGACGTGGCCATTTGTGCGCGGAATGAGGCTGCGCTCGAGGCGGCCAAGCGCTCCATCGAAGAGGAATCCGGCCAGCGCGTCTTCGCGATGCCCGTGGACGTGCGCCAGTCCGACGCATGTGAGGCGTTCATCGACCGCGCAGCCGAAGTGCTCGGCCGCATCGACATCCTCGTGAACAACGCGGGTACCGCCAATGCGCGCGACTTTCTCTCCGTCTCCGATACCGACTGGCAGGACGATCTCGACCTGAAGCTTTTTGCAGCCATCCGATGCTCCCGCCGTGCCGTGGTCCATATGCAGCGGCTGGGCGGCGGTGCGATCGTGAACGTCACCGCCATCGGGGGCAAGACCCCCGGCCCGTCGTCGATGCCTTCGTCCGTGTCCCGGGCGGCCGGGATCGCCCTGACGAAAGCCATGAGCAAGGATTTCGGCAAATACGGGATTCGGGTGAACGCGGTCTGTATCGGGCAGATTCGGAGTGATCAAATCGAAAAGATGTGGAAAGCAGAGCGTCCGGATCTCACGTGGGACGAGTTTGCCCGCCTGCCCCAACACAACATCCCGCTCGGCCGGATCGGCGAGACGGACGAGGCCGCGCGGGTGATCGCATTTTTGGCCTCCGACGCCGCTTCGTACGTCACCGGCGTGGCGCTGAACATCGACGGCGGACTCGCGGCGATGTGGTGA
- a CDS encoding VanZ family protein → MITFLPIGLLCWGAYTALWVVRAALRRWRLSWRRMIAHYAFFLYVLGFIDAALFPIPLHGVPSLPEIDATPWATLEHAFSLRTGMCKHFARSFAFALPLGAALPVLYTSMRRFSLVLVLSFFTASAIQIAGLLISARVGVPYRLFEVDDILFTCMGAACGFALWRFVRLGRSTFATLKWTADVEREEQELWNLDSKAKLP, encoded by the coding sequence ATGATCACGTTCTTGCCCATAGGGCTTTTGTGTTGGGGCGCGTACACCGCCCTCTGGGTTGTACGCGCGGCCTTGCGGCGATGGCGCCTGTCCTGGCGGCGGATGATCGCGCATTATGCCTTCTTTTTGTACGTGCTTGGGTTTATCGATGCCGCGCTTTTCCCCATCCCTTTGCACGGCGTACCCTCGTTGCCTGAGATCGACGCGACGCCGTGGGCGACGCTGGAGCACGCGTTCAGTCTGCGCACCGGCATGTGCAAGCACTTCGCTCGCAGCTTCGCCTTCGCCCTTCCGCTCGGGGCGGCTCTTCCGGTCCTGTACACTTCCATGCGCCGATTCTCACTCGTCCTCGTGCTATCGTTTTTTACAGCGTCCGCCATCCAGATCGCGGGACTCCTCATCTCAGCCCGCGTTGGAGTTCCCTATCGCCTGTTCGAAGTGGACGACATCCTGTTTACCTGCATGGGCGCGGCATGCGGTTTCGCATTGTGGCGATTCGTTCGCCTTGGGCGGTCGACATTCGCTACACTGAAGTGGACAGCAGACGTGGAAAGAGAGGAGCAGGAGCTATGGAACTTGGACTCAAAGGCAAAGTTGCCGTGA
- a CDS encoding DMT family transporter yields the protein MKSSWVGAVCLALAASLWGGTYVVSKAVMNVVDPTALIWLRYALGAAALAAAGLARGARWRMSARDWLVVLCVGLVGYALSIWAQFVGTHWSTAQMGAVITSGTPAFMVIFARLLLGERITWRRALSVVFATLGVLVMIGVGHADRRMAWGGLILLVAAVTWGLQSVLVKRVSREASSIVVTLYAMLVALVAMTPLAWSHMPNVHVVLAHPWVWLGILYLGVLSTAGAFLLWNEGLRRVPAGSGAVYFFFQPLVGTALGWLVLGETVSVTFWLGTAFILAGVALVVWEPVSAPSGKWARVVSQEGSQDS from the coding sequence ATGAAGTCTTCATGGGTGGGCGCCGTGTGTTTGGCGCTTGCTGCCTCGCTTTGGGGCGGCACGTATGTCGTCAGTAAGGCGGTCATGAACGTCGTGGATCCGACGGCCCTCATCTGGCTCCGTTACGCGCTCGGTGCCGCAGCGCTCGCCGCAGCGGGACTCGCCCGCGGAGCGAGATGGCGCATGTCCGCCCGAGACTGGCTTGTGGTGCTCTGCGTCGGCCTTGTGGGCTACGCGCTGTCCATCTGGGCGCAATTTGTCGGGACACACTGGTCGACAGCGCAAATGGGCGCGGTGATTACCTCAGGGACACCGGCTTTTATGGTCATTTTCGCGCGCTTGCTGCTCGGCGAGCGTATCACGTGGAGGCGCGCTCTGTCCGTCGTGTTCGCGACGCTCGGTGTGCTCGTCATGATCGGTGTCGGTCACGCGGATCGTCGGATGGCTTGGGGAGGGCTCATTCTCCTGGTGGCGGCCGTGACCTGGGGGCTTCAGTCCGTGCTGGTCAAGCGCGTGAGCCGAGAGGCGTCGTCCATTGTCGTCACGCTGTACGCCATGCTCGTGGCGCTCGTGGCGATGACACCGCTCGCCTGGTCCCATATGCCGAACGTGCACGTGGTTCTGGCTCATCCATGGGTGTGGCTGGGGATTCTCTATCTCGGCGTCTTGTCCACAGCGGGCGCGTTTTTGCTCTGGAACGAAGGACTTCGGCGCGTACCCGCCGGCTCTGGCGCCGTCTACTTCTTCTTTCAACCGCTCGTGGGTACGGCGCTCGGTTGGCTTGTTCTCGGGGAAACGGTTTCCGTCACGTTCTGGCTCGGGACCGCCTTCATTCTCGCCGGTGTCGCGCTCGTGGTCTGGGAACCAGTGTCCGCGCCTTCGGGCAAGTGGGCGCGCGTCGTTTCGCAAGAAGGGTCTCAGGACTCATGA
- a CDS encoding MFS transporter, whose product MAVVQAVREKGRLNRDAVWSISGSHFLNDLSTTGLVPALTQLYKPLFHLNYTEISLIVLVSYLTSSVAQPLFGALADRRPRAWMLPFGLFLSTLGITLTGAAPSYGVLLLLVALSGLGSGAFHPEASRVAHLAAGKAKGLAQAIFQVGGNGGQAIGPLVVSLFILSAGIHSILWMFLGVALGLVFTLRLYPWYRAALRDYAKVRKTIEGDNRLGAVSLLVVVIVLRSWCQIGTFQFMPFYYAHKFGMSYQLSDALMFGFLGAGALGTFIGGALADRIPKQRILLFSMLLSIPFAFGLPFLRGVWAIVALIPFGFFILSSFAVTVVYMQMLLPRNVSLASGLTIGFGVGAGGIGATFFGVLADHVGLTSVLYILIAVPIAGAILSAFLPVDRKTGSLA is encoded by the coding sequence GTGGCCGTCGTGCAAGCCGTGCGCGAAAAAGGTCGCTTGAACCGGGACGCGGTGTGGAGCATCAGCGGTTCCCACTTCCTCAACGATTTGTCCACGACAGGGCTCGTGCCGGCGCTGACGCAGCTGTACAAGCCGCTGTTCCACTTGAACTACACCGAAATTAGCCTGATTGTGCTCGTTTCGTACCTCACGTCTTCGGTGGCGCAGCCTCTGTTTGGCGCCTTGGCGGATCGAAGGCCGAGGGCGTGGATGCTTCCATTCGGGCTCTTCTTGTCCACACTCGGCATTACGCTGACGGGCGCCGCGCCGAGCTATGGCGTGCTGTTGCTTCTCGTGGCCCTGAGCGGCCTCGGTTCGGGGGCGTTCCACCCAGAAGCCTCTCGGGTGGCCCATCTGGCGGCCGGCAAGGCCAAGGGGCTGGCGCAGGCCATCTTTCAAGTCGGCGGCAACGGTGGACAGGCCATTGGCCCGCTCGTTGTGTCGCTGTTCATCTTGTCGGCGGGCATTCACAGCATCCTTTGGATGTTCCTCGGCGTGGCCCTGGGGCTGGTGTTCACCCTGCGGCTGTATCCGTGGTATCGCGCGGCACTTCGCGATTACGCGAAGGTGCGCAAGACCATCGAGGGGGACAATCGCTTGGGCGCCGTGAGCCTGTTGGTGGTCGTGATCGTCCTCCGCTCGTGGTGTCAAATCGGCACGTTCCAGTTCATGCCGTTCTACTACGCCCACAAGTTCGGGATGTCGTATCAGCTGTCGGACGCCCTGATGTTCGGGTTTCTGGGTGCGGGAGCGCTCGGGACGTTCATCGGAGGTGCGCTCGCCGACCGCATACCGAAGCAGCGGATCCTGTTGTTCTCGATGCTACTGTCCATTCCGTTTGCGTTCGGGCTCCCGTTTCTTCGTGGCGTCTGGGCGATCGTGGCTTTGATTCCGTTTGGATTTTTCATCCTTTCGTCGTTTGCCGTGACGGTCGTGTACATGCAGATGCTCTTGCCGCGAAACGTCTCCCTGGCCTCTGGGCTGACCATTGGCTTCGGCGTGGGCGCGGGCGGAATTGGGGCAACCTTCTTCGGGGTGTTGGCCGATCACGTCGGGCTGACCAGTGTCCTGTACATCCTCATCGCGGTTCCCATCGCCGGAGCCATCTTGTCCGCCTTTCTTCCGGTCGACCGAAAGACGGGATCGCTCGCGTGA